In the Cherax quadricarinatus isolate ZL_2023a chromosome 98, ASM3850222v1, whole genome shotgun sequence genome, one interval contains:
- the LOC128702565 gene encoding angiopoietin-related protein 2 isoform X1 yields MPGWAAWAAVMAAWAVWAVMGASIKPISKHRSNSSMVIVPSGLLVQLLDVSRALQKLLPSDLPLTLLDVTPEEVLARAGEEGHNPLLSLALRHHALLQQRNEELLTQQGRCTAQLEALQEDKQELRLQLQQYKRQLQLLQKGRGDLVPPPEGTGTATEPPVGAKPPGKEGVQACPCRDDLTEEELEERNFVGQDCVCGNVTATPPTTPTTELLGTGARVKDCAGHQNEGATESGIYEIYPSECRAVRVWCDLTTDGGGWTVFLNRQQQDKQINFTRTWKEYKMGFGDVGAEYWLGNEFVHQLTAKGDQVLRVDAEDFNGSKRWGVWGRFRVEDEAHNYKLLAVMYSSNSTLGDGLLWHSGMQFSTIDKDNDKHKGSCAHEYKGGWWYNVCHNANPTGILTNSDDFDSVGWVYWSPREYKWASLCWLQMKIRPPNFGTPDPSDGPGDCSSD; encoded by the exons ATGCCCGGGTGGGCGGCGTGGGCGGCTGTAATGGCGGCGTGGGCGGTGTGGGCGGTCATGGGCGCCAGCATAAAGCCTATCTCTAAACACAGAAGCAATTCTTCA ATGGTGATAGTTCCATCTGGTCTTCTTGTCCAGCTGTTAGATGTGAGTCGGGCACTACAGAAATTGCTGCCATCTGACCTGCCACTGACCTTACTGGACGTCACTCCTGAGGAAG TGTTAGCGAGGGCAGGGGAAGAGGGTCACAACCCCCTGCTGTCCCTGGCACTGCGCCACCATGCCCTCCTGCAGCAGAGGAACGAGGAACTGCTGACACAGCAGGGGCGCTGCACCGCCCAACTCGAGGCCCTTCAGGAGGATAAACAGGAGCTGCGTCTGCAACTCCAACAGTATAAACGGCAGTTGCAGCTGTTGCAGAAGGGCAGGGGTGACCTCGTGCCCCCTCCCGAGGGGACTGGGACTGCCACCGAGCCCCCAGTAGGGGCTAAACCCCCCGGAAAGGAGGGGGTACAGGCGTGCCCCTGTAGGGACGACCTGACGGAGGAGGAACTGGAAGAGAGGAACTTTGTAGGGCAAGACTGTGTGTGTGGGAATGTTACTGctacaccacccactacacccactactgaACTGCTGGGTACTGGTGCTAg AGTGAAGGACTGTGCTGGACACCAGAACGAGGGAGCTACAGAGAGtggtatatatgaaatatatccCTCTGA GTGTAGGGCTGTGAGAGTGTGGTGTGACCTCACAACAGACGGGGGAGGCTGGACTGTTTTCCTCAACAGACAGCAACAGGACAAACAGATAAACTTCACCAGGACCTGGAAGGAGTACAAGATGGGCTTTGGTGATGTTGGAGCTGAGTACTGGCTGG GTAATGAGTTTGTTCACCAGCTGACCGCCAAGGGtgaccaggtactaagggttgatgctGAGGACTTCAACGGAAGTAAGCGTTGGGGCGTCTGGGGTCGCTTCAGAGTGGAAGATGAGGCACATAA CTACAAGTTACTAGCAGTGATGTACTCGTCAAATAGTACTCTGGGAGATGGACTCCTGTGGCACAGTGGGATGCAGTTTTCAACCATAGATAAGGATAATGACAAGCACAAAG GTAGTTGTGCCCACGAGTACAAAGGCGGCTGGTGGTATAATGTCTGCCACAACGCAAATCCTACGGGAATCCTTACGAACTCTGACGACTTCGACTCTGTTGGATGGGTCTACTGGAGTCCAAGAGAGTACAAATGGGCCAGTCTATGCTGGCTCCAGATGAAGATCCGGCCACCCAATTTTGGGACTCCAGACCCGTCTGACGGTCCAGGAGATTGTTCCAGTGACTAG
- the LOC128702565 gene encoding ryncolin-1 isoform X2, whose translation MPGWAAWAAVMAAWAVWAVMGASIKPISKHRSNSSLLDVSRALQKLLPSDLPLTLLDVTPEEVLARAGEEGHNPLLSLALRHHALLQQRNEELLTQQGRCTAQLEALQEDKQELRLQLQQYKRQLQLLQKGRGDLVPPPEGTGTATEPPVGAKPPGKEGVQACPCRDDLTEEELEERNFVGQDCVCGNVTATPPTTPTTELLGTGARVKDCAGHQNEGATESGIYEIYPSECRAVRVWCDLTTDGGGWTVFLNRQQQDKQINFTRTWKEYKMGFGDVGAEYWLGNEFVHQLTAKGDQVLRVDAEDFNGSKRWGVWGRFRVEDEAHNYKLLAVMYSSNSTLGDGLLWHSGMQFSTIDKDNDKHKGSCAHEYKGGWWYNVCHNANPTGILTNSDDFDSVGWVYWSPREYKWASLCWLQMKIRPPNFGTPDPSDGPGDCSSD comes from the exons ATGCCCGGGTGGGCGGCGTGGGCGGCTGTAATGGCGGCGTGGGCGGTGTGGGCGGTCATGGGCGCCAGCATAAAGCCTATCTCTAAACACAGAAGCAATTCTTCA CTGTTAGATGTGAGTCGGGCACTACAGAAATTGCTGCCATCTGACCTGCCACTGACCTTACTGGACGTCACTCCTGAGGAAG TGTTAGCGAGGGCAGGGGAAGAGGGTCACAACCCCCTGCTGTCCCTGGCACTGCGCCACCATGCCCTCCTGCAGCAGAGGAACGAGGAACTGCTGACACAGCAGGGGCGCTGCACCGCCCAACTCGAGGCCCTTCAGGAGGATAAACAGGAGCTGCGTCTGCAACTCCAACAGTATAAACGGCAGTTGCAGCTGTTGCAGAAGGGCAGGGGTGACCTCGTGCCCCCTCCCGAGGGGACTGGGACTGCCACCGAGCCCCCAGTAGGGGCTAAACCCCCCGGAAAGGAGGGGGTACAGGCGTGCCCCTGTAGGGACGACCTGACGGAGGAGGAACTGGAAGAGAGGAACTTTGTAGGGCAAGACTGTGTGTGTGGGAATGTTACTGctacaccacccactacacccactactgaACTGCTGGGTACTGGTGCTAg AGTGAAGGACTGTGCTGGACACCAGAACGAGGGAGCTACAGAGAGtggtatatatgaaatatatccCTCTGA GTGTAGGGCTGTGAGAGTGTGGTGTGACCTCACAACAGACGGGGGAGGCTGGACTGTTTTCCTCAACAGACAGCAACAGGACAAACAGATAAACTTCACCAGGACCTGGAAGGAGTACAAGATGGGCTTTGGTGATGTTGGAGCTGAGTACTGGCTGG GTAATGAGTTTGTTCACCAGCTGACCGCCAAGGGtgaccaggtactaagggttgatgctGAGGACTTCAACGGAAGTAAGCGTTGGGGCGTCTGGGGTCGCTTCAGAGTGGAAGATGAGGCACATAA CTACAAGTTACTAGCAGTGATGTACTCGTCAAATAGTACTCTGGGAGATGGACTCCTGTGGCACAGTGGGATGCAGTTTTCAACCATAGATAAGGATAATGACAAGCACAAAG GTAGTTGTGCCCACGAGTACAAAGGCGGCTGGTGGTATAATGTCTGCCACAACGCAAATCCTACGGGAATCCTTACGAACTCTGACGACTTCGACTCTGTTGGATGGGTCTACTGGAGTCCAAGAGAGTACAAATGGGCCAGTCTATGCTGGCTCCAGATGAAGATCCGGCCACCCAATTTTGGGACTCCAGACCCGTCTGACGGTCCAGGAGATTGTTCCAGTGACTAG